One window from the genome of Treponema sp. OMZ 838 encodes:
- a CDS encoding GNAT family N-acetyltransferase gives MKFLSILWHTAFRKENTMEFIRQENRIYAENDTGKVIAEVTFPQESDSTVCLDHTFVDNSLRGQGVAGKLVKEVVDYAQKNGKKIRPQCSYAADWFNKHSEYADLVAH, from the coding sequence TTGAAATTTCTTTCTATTTTATGGCATACTGCTTTCCGCAAGGAGAATACGATGGAGTTTATACGCCAAGAAAATAGAATTTATGCCGAAAACGATACCGGAAAAGTTATTGCCGAGGTTACCTTCCCGCAGGAGAGTGATTCGACGGTTTGCCTCGACCATACCTTTGTTGATAATTCGTTGAGAGGTCAAGGCGTTGCCGGTAAACTTGTTAAAGAAGTCGTAGACTATGCTCAAAAGAACGGAAAAAAAATACGGCCTCAATGCTCGTATGCAGCTGATTGGTTCAATAAACATTCGGAATACGCGGATTTAGTCGCACATTAA
- a CDS encoding OmpA family protein, with product MQLLFSFSSTMNRLKHFPRMRFSRLLFLSVFFVIGGLSPLHAEIFRFNFRDGDTYRINSTVTEDVYLNGQFAHQAYITNRVTVEVSDVQPASNGQPSSALHTCTFMTSEQNSNRTFSWGREYPSVFRRDEFGIYTIDEQYFMPVVRNVPVFPQHDVKIGESWQHTASEAHDLRDNFNIQKPFVVPIDVTYTYKGLAEHEGKTYQLIEVNYDLYYDIPLKNIQNKRNGSATLPMLYPVRTMGYSKQRLYWDSNAGMLPYYDEVFTIMMELNTGAVIEYRGTAQAEITMLQRMNKEKIAEMLDKHIRDMGISNTTVEKSDEGITISLENIQFEPDSARLRPSEKEKIEKIGKLLSAYPDYELLISGHTALAGTAEARQVLSEQRAAAVANYLVELGVREQHHVFTRGFGAEKPIAPNTTEANRARNRRVEITVLEK from the coding sequence ATGCAATTACTTTTTTCTTTTTCGAGTACTATGAACAGGCTTAAACATTTTCCCCGGATGCGTTTTTCACGCCTTCTCTTTTTGAGCGTTTTTTTTGTAATAGGAGGATTATCTCCGCTGCATGCAGAAATCTTCCGGTTCAACTTTAGGGATGGGGATACCTACCGAATCAATTCTACCGTTACTGAAGATGTGTATTTGAACGGGCAATTTGCGCATCAGGCTTATATCACCAACCGTGTTACCGTGGAAGTGTCGGATGTTCAACCGGCATCAAACGGACAGCCTTCCTCCGCGCTTCATACCTGTACTTTTATGACAAGTGAGCAAAACAGCAACAGGACGTTCTCGTGGGGACGCGAATATCCGAGCGTATTCCGCCGAGATGAGTTCGGTATTTACACCATCGATGAACAGTATTTTATGCCGGTGGTGCGGAATGTGCCGGTTTTCCCTCAGCATGATGTAAAAATAGGGGAAAGTTGGCAGCACACTGCAAGCGAAGCACACGATCTGCGGGATAACTTTAATATTCAAAAGCCTTTTGTCGTTCCTATCGACGTTACTTACACATATAAAGGTCTTGCCGAGCATGAAGGAAAAACCTATCAGTTAATAGAAGTAAATTATGATCTTTATTATGATATTCCATTAAAAAATATCCAGAATAAAAGAAACGGAAGCGCAACATTGCCGATGCTGTATCCTGTCCGTACCATGGGCTATTCTAAGCAACGCCTCTATTGGGATAGCAATGCAGGTATGCTCCCCTATTATGACGAAGTATTTACCATCATGATGGAGTTAAACACGGGGGCGGTAATAGAATATCGCGGTACCGCACAGGCTGAAATTACGATGCTGCAGCGTATGAACAAGGAAAAAATAGCGGAAATGCTCGATAAACATATCCGGGATATGGGTATTTCGAATACAACCGTAGAAAAAAGTGATGAGGGGATCACGATAAGCCTTGAAAATATTCAATTTGAACCCGATTCGGCACGACTTCGTCCGTCCGAAAAAGAAAAGATTGAAAAAATAGGAAAGCTGTTGAGCGCATATCCCGATTATGAGCTATTAATTTCGGGACATACGGCGCTGGCAGGTACGGCTGAAGCAAGGCAGGTGCTGTCTGAGCAACGGGCAGCGGCTGTTGCAAATTATCTGGTAGAACTCGGTGTAAGAGAACAACACCATGTTTTTACACGCGGGTTTGGTGCGGAAAAACCGATTGCGCCTAATACTACGGAAGCGAACCGAGCACGGAATCGCCGTGTTGAAATCACGGTGCTGGAAAAATAA
- a CDS encoding redoxin domain-containing protein, translating into MENLIGTKIIDFTLPAYCKGKFTTVSSKSLLGNWSVFMFYPADFTFVCPTELADLGKLYPEFQEIGCKVFSVSTDSEFVHKAWADASATISALPYEMIADKAGVFAASLGILVPETWVALRGSFVIDPDGIIRAYEVHDNSIGRDASELLRKVQAAQFTAAHGDQVCPAKWHPGEKTLYPSIDLVGKI; encoded by the coding sequence ATGGAAAATTTAATCGGAACAAAGATTATTGATTTTACCCTGCCTGCCTACTGCAAAGGAAAGTTTACCACGGTATCAAGTAAATCGTTGTTGGGTAATTGGTCTGTGTTTATGTTTTATCCCGCAGACTTTACATTTGTGTGTCCGACCGAATTAGCCGATTTAGGTAAGCTGTATCCCGAATTTCAAGAAATCGGATGCAAGGTATTTTCCGTCTCTACCGACAGCGAGTTTGTACATAAGGCATGGGCTGATGCAAGTGCAACAATCAGTGCTTTACCTTATGAAATGATTGCCGATAAAGCGGGTGTTTTTGCTGCTTCGTTGGGTATCCTTGTACCTGAGACATGGGTCGCACTCCGCGGTTCTTTTGTCATTGACCCTGACGGTATCATTAGAGCGTATGAAGTACACGATAACAGTATCGGTCGCGATGCTTCCGAATTACTGCGCAAGGTTCAAGCTGCTCAGTTTACTGCCGCACACGGCGATCAGGTATGTCCCGCAAAATGGCATCCCGGTGAAAAAACGCTGTATCCTTCTATTGACTTAGTTGGAAAAATCTAA
- a CDS encoding M23 family metallopeptidase translates to MPKRCYSVCLFIFSLAVFSVHSSDTLHILEKGETLYALSRKYSVPVAILLERNNISDAGKITVGQKIYIPETYTIQKGDTLYSIAKKFSVTVEALRKANSLSDSAVLKVGKILIVPEREKTAVAAVPKNTATTQQNAQASWEDPRSYIKKSIDKNLLWPVSVVDISYLSGKLYGVAIDSTANAPVQAIASGRVISIGPHRGYGQVIFIQSKTKHVYVYGGLAQILPQAGAHITVGQKLGTLAADSLTGTPRLYFMVYANNKPLDPAKAPRGK, encoded by the coding sequence ATGCCTAAGCGTTGTTATTCCGTCTGTCTTTTTATTTTTTCTCTTGCGGTGTTCTCCGTCCATTCATCAGATACGCTCCATATATTGGAGAAAGGCGAAACACTCTATGCACTCAGCCGCAAGTACTCGGTGCCGGTTGCTATCCTCCTAGAGCGGAATAACATTAGCGATGCGGGGAAAATTACGGTTGGGCAAAAAATCTATATTCCCGAAACATATACAATACAAAAAGGAGATACACTTTACAGTATTGCAAAAAAATTCTCCGTTACTGTCGAAGCTCTGAGGAAAGCGAATAGTCTTTCGGACTCTGCCGTCTTAAAAGTCGGAAAAATATTGATTGTGCCGGAAAGAGAAAAAACAGCCGTTGCTGCAGTTCCCAAAAATACTGCGACCACTCAACAAAATGCTCAAGCTTCATGGGAGGATCCGCGCTCTTACATAAAAAAATCAATCGATAAAAACCTGCTGTGGCCGGTTTCCGTTGTCGATATTTCGTATCTTTCCGGGAAACTCTACGGCGTTGCTATCGATTCGACAGCGAATGCTCCCGTACAAGCTATCGCTTCGGGGCGTGTCATTTCAATCGGTCCGCACCGAGGATACGGGCAGGTCATCTTTATTCAATCAAAAACAAAACACGTCTATGTATACGGAGGGTTGGCACAGATACTCCCGCAAGCGGGTGCGCATATTACCGTCGGTCAAAAACTCGGTACTCTTGCCGCAGACTCCCTCACCGGTACACCGCGTCTTTATTTTATGGTATACGCAAACAATAAACCGCTTGATCCTGCAAAGGCTCCGCGCGGCAAATAA
- a CDS encoding selenium metabolism-associated LysR family transcriptional regulator: protein MEFKHLEVFVKLVENLSFSAAAEELNISQPTVSLHIKQLEEELDTPLFIRSTRELKITEEGTILYREAKDLLQQRSSLIDRFINPNRKIVRLGSSTIPTGYILPFILSRFRRDHPNILIQVEEQNSYETIKRISARKVDAGIVGMKTDDENCEFRPIYQDEFVFITPNIPYYRALQQTKPDLKRLAQEPLIVRESGSAVKQNMELMLNAANISIESLHIITSINNIEVIKRLVAQGAGTSFISKIAVDDMIDRGELLAFSLEHIPHRYRDLYLVWNKKITLPAYLQEFLNCALEYSQNKFSKS from the coding sequence ATGGAATTCAAGCACCTTGAAGTATTTGTAAAGCTGGTCGAAAACCTGAGCTTTTCTGCAGCGGCGGAAGAACTGAATATTTCGCAGCCGACGGTCAGCCTGCACATTAAGCAGCTTGAGGAAGAACTCGACACGCCGCTGTTTATCCGTTCCACGCGGGAGCTGAAAATTACGGAAGAGGGAACAATACTCTACCGCGAAGCAAAGGATTTGCTGCAACAGCGTTCGTCGCTTATCGATCGTTTTATCAATCCAAACCGAAAGATAGTACGGCTCGGCTCATCTACCATTCCGACGGGCTATATTCTCCCTTTTATATTAAGCCGGTTCAGAAGAGACCACCCCAATATTCTTATCCAAGTAGAAGAACAAAACAGCTACGAAACGATTAAGAGGATTTCCGCCCGAAAGGTTGATGCAGGAATTGTCGGCATGAAAACCGATGATGAAAACTGCGAATTCCGGCCGATTTATCAGGATGAGTTTGTCTTTATCACACCCAATATTCCCTATTATCGAGCTTTACAGCAGACAAAGCCTGATTTAAAGCGGCTCGCACAGGAACCGCTCATCGTACGGGAAAGCGGATCTGCGGTAAAGCAAAATATGGAACTCATGCTCAACGCTGCAAATATTTCTATAGAATCGCTCCATATTATCACCTCGATTAACAATATCGAAGTGATAAAGCGGCTCGTTGCGCAGGGAGCAGGTACTTCATTTATTTCCAAAATTGCCGTAGACGATATGATTGACCGCGGAGAACTGCTTGCATTCTCTCTTGAGCATATACCGCACCGATACCGCGATCTTTATCTTGTATGGAATAAAAAGATTACGCTTCCGGCATATTTGCAGGAGTTTTTAAACTGCGCTCTTGAATACTCTCAAAATAAGTTTTCAAAAAGTTGA
- a CDS encoding cytochrome c biogenesis protein CcdA: protein MGSASLPGLFGAFFAGLLSFLSPCVLPLIPVYLSFISGESLTEIREGGSGRMRLFLRSVSFVLGFTVVFVLLAILFGTGARFIGSSVPRMIMRGAGVVVILLGLNMLFDFIPFLRGEIKAQAPNTAASFSKAFVFGMLFAAGWSPCIGPILSSILLFAAQAGNIAKAAFLLGAYSLGLGIPFLLVGLFFDKAEPVLQWFKRHTRGVKITAGLLIIFFGILMVTAGLASITTFFVKIGYALEEYAQTGTPPFSTIAGVLARWLLFQGV from the coding sequence ATGGGTAGTGCCTCTCTTCCCGGCCTGTTCGGGGCTTTTTTTGCAGGACTGCTTTCATTTTTAAGCCCTTGCGTCTTGCCGCTCATTCCGGTTTATCTTTCGTTTATTTCCGGTGAATCTTTGACCGAAATCCGTGAAGGCGGCAGCGGCCGTATGCGCCTTTTTCTGCGAAGTGTCAGCTTTGTACTGGGATTCACGGTGGTGTTTGTGCTGCTCGCTATTCTTTTCGGTACGGGTGCACGCTTTATCGGCAGTTCCGTACCGCGTATGATTATGCGGGGGGCTGGGGTAGTTGTTATTCTGCTCGGTCTTAATATGCTCTTCGATTTTATCCCTTTTTTACGCGGAGAGATAAAAGCACAGGCGCCGAACACTGCCGCAAGTTTTTCAAAGGCTTTTGTATTCGGTATGTTGTTTGCCGCCGGATGGAGTCCCTGTATCGGGCCGATATTGTCGTCTATTCTGCTCTTTGCGGCTCAGGCAGGTAATATCGCAAAAGCCGCCTTTTTGCTTGGGGCGTATTCGCTCGGGCTTGGAATTCCTTTCTTGTTGGTAGGATTGTTTTTTGATAAAGCGGAACCGGTGTTGCAGTGGTTCAAGCGGCATACGCGCGGAGTTAAGATAACTGCCGGATTGCTGATTATCTTCTTCGGTATATTGATGGTAACTGCCGGTTTAGCGAGTATTACAACCTTCTTTGTAAAGATAGGCTATGCGCTTGAAGAATATGCGCAGACGGGAACTCCTCCGTTTAGCACTATTGCCGGTGTACTTGCCCGCTGGCTGCTGTTCCAAGGTGTTTAG
- a CDS encoding TlpA disulfide reductase family protein: MKILSLCLVFSIFAFGCSAKQAQAAAPVTTPDSRAQSSAAASAAVPTSAAQHTDPVSALSSLGFYVYDQPIDLPIAAPIPALKGESVKVSDFIGNITLLNFWATWCPPCRAEMPSIERLYKQMSGTNFRIVAVDAGEHRSQVASFIEKNKYTFPIYLDESNELSSIFAARGLPSTYLVNKEGKVIAARIGAMEYDQAELIKLLKELADG; the protein is encoded by the coding sequence ATGAAAATATTATCTTTATGTCTTGTTTTTAGTATTTTTGCGTTCGGCTGTTCCGCGAAACAAGCGCAGGCCGCCGCTCCTGTTACAACGCCGGATTCGAGGGCTCAGTCAAGCGCCGCTGCTTCTGCGGCAGTGCCGACCTCTGCGGCTCAACATACCGATCCCGTCTCGGCACTCAGTTCGCTCGGGTTTTATGTGTATGACCAGCCGATTGATCTGCCGATAGCGGCACCCATACCGGCACTTAAGGGTGAGTCTGTCAAAGTGAGCGATTTTATCGGTAATATCACGCTCCTCAATTTTTGGGCGACATGGTGTCCGCCGTGCCGTGCCGAAATGCCCTCTATCGAGCGTCTGTACAAGCAGATGAGCGGTACAAACTTCCGGATCGTAGCTGTCGATGCCGGTGAGCATCGTTCACAGGTGGCGTCTTTTATCGAAAAAAATAAGTATACATTCCCTATCTATTTGGATGAATCGAACGAATTGTCGTCCATTTTTGCGGCACGCGGTCTCCCTTCTACCTATCTGGTTAATAAAGAAGGAAAGGTTATTGCTGCGCGTATCGGGGCGATGGAATATGACCAAGCGGAATTGATAAAACTGCTTAAGGAACTGGCTGATGGGTAG